A genomic stretch from Juglans microcarpa x Juglans regia isolate MS1-56 chromosome 3S, Jm3101_v1.0, whole genome shotgun sequence includes:
- the LOC121258213 gene encoding homeobox-leucine zipper protein ATHB-13-like, which produces MIGNGMAFFSANFMLQTPHEDDNQHPTSLNPILPSCTPQEFHGVASFLGKRSLSFSGVELGEEGNGEDDLSDDGSQVGEKKRRLNMEQVKTLEKNFELGNKLEPERKMQLARALGLQPRQIAIWFQNRRARWKTKQLEKDYDLLKRQFEAIKADNDVLQAKNQKLQAEILALKNREPTESINLNKETEGSCSNRSENSSEIKLDISRTPAIDSPLSTHPISRTLFPSSVRPPGVAQLFQNSSRPDLQCQKMDQMVKEESLSNMFCGMDDQSAFWPWLEQHHFN; this is translated from the exons ATGATTGGTAATGGGATGGCTTTCTTCTCAGCAAATTTCATGCTACAAACCCCTCATGAAGATGACAATCAACATCCCACTTCTCTCAATCCAATCTTACCATCATGCACACCTCAAGAATTTcatg GGGTTGCATCCTTCCTAGGAAAGAGATCCCTGTCATTTTCAGGTGTTGAATTGGGAGAAGAAGGAAATGGGGAGGATGACTTGTCTGATGATGGTTCACAGGTAGGGGAGAAGAAAAGGAGGCTTAACATGGAACAGGTGAAGACACTCGAGAAGAACTTCGAGTTGGGGAACAAGCTTGAGCCAGAGAGGAAAATGCAGCTGGCAAGGGCTCTTGGTCTGCAGCCAAGACAGATTGCTATATGGTTCCAAAACAGGAGGGCCAGGTGGAAGACTAAGCAGTTGGAGAAAGACTATGATCTGCTTAAAAGACAGTTTGAAGCAATCAAAGCAGATAATGATGTTCTTCAAGCTAAGAACCAAAAACTTCAAGCAGAG ATATTGGCTCTAAAAAACAGAGAACCAACCGAATCTATCAACCTCAATAAAGAAACCGAGGGTTCCTGCAGCAACAGAAGTGAGAACAGCTCTGAGATCAAGCTGGATATCTCAAGGACACCGGCCATTGACAGCCCTTTATCCACTCATCCAATCAGCAGAACACTCTTTCCATCCTCTGTAAGGCCTCCAGGTGTGGCTCAGCTCTTCCAAAACTCATCAAGACCTGACCTCCAATGCCAGAAGATGGATCAAATGGTCAAAGAAGAAAGCCTAAGCAACATGTTCTGCGGCATGGACGATCAATCCGCGTTCTGGCCGTGGTTGGAGCAACATCACTTTAACTGA
- the LOC121258218 gene encoding sucrose transport protein SUC3-like: MAAKDSVPLGVPYKNLKIVAEVEMVEADESPSPNHLIDLNSPPSSSASPPPRDNHSSLMTVILSCTIAAGVQFGWALQLSLLTPYIQTLGIEHAFSSFIWLCGPITGLVVQPCVGIWSDRCTSKYGRRRPFILIGSLMISAAVILIGFSADIGYLLGDTKEHCSTYKGTRMRAAIVFIIGFWMLDLANNTVQGPARALLADLSGPDQRNSSNAVFCSWMAVGNILGFSAGASGNWHRWFPFLTSKACCEACANLKATFLVAVVFLTLCSLVTLYFAKEVPLSVNRPHRLSDTLPLLDDIQQNGLDMSKSKSSLPIANNGRDNNTAGDYERDINLTQLNSKVEDHHNESFSDGPGAVFVNLLTSLRHLPLAMHSVLIVMALTWWSWFPFFLFDTDWMGREVYHGDPKGDLSDVQRYNQGVREGAFGLLLNSVVLGISSFLIEPMCQWMGARLVWAMSNFVVFACMAGTAIISLVSIREYPEGIQHVIGGSAAIRIAALVLFALLGFPLAITYSVPFSVTAELTADSGGGQGMAIGVLNLAIVVPQMIVSLGAGPWDALFGGGNIPAFVLASVSGFAAGVIAIRRLPNLSSSSYKSSGFHLG; this comes from the exons ATGGCGGCGAAGGATTCCGTGCCGTTAGGGGTTCCGTACAAGAACCTTAAGATAGTGGCGGAAGTGGAAATGGTGGAAGCGGACGAGTCCCCCTCCCCCAACCACCTGATAGACCTTAattctcctccttcttcttcggCTTCTCCTCCTCCCAGAGATAATCACAGTAGCTTGATGACTGTGATTCTCAGTTGTACGATCGCCGCTGGGGTCCAATTCGGCTGGGCCTTACAGCTCTCGCTTTTAACTCCTTACATTCAg ACGCTTGGAATAGAAcatgcattttcttctttcatttggCTATGTGGTCCAATCACAGGTCTTGTG GTTCAACCGTGTGTTGGTATTTGGAGTGATAGATGCACTTCTAAATATGGAAGAAGAAGGCCGTTTATTCTTATAGGATCTCTCATGATTTCAGCAGCA GTGATATTAATCGGGTTTTCTGCAGACATTGGATATTTATTAGGTGATACGAAGGAGCATTGCAG CACATACAAAGGTACCCGAATGAGGGCAgctattgtatttattattgGTTTTTGGATGCTAGATCTTGCCAACAATACAGTGCAG gGACCAGCTCGTGCACTTCTGGCTGATTTATCAG GCCCTGATCAACGTAATTCATCAAATGCTGTATTCTGCTCATGGATGGCTGTTGGAAACATCCTGGGATTCTCTGCTGGTGCTAGTGGAAATTGGCACAG ATGGTTTCCATTTCTGACAAGTAAAGCTTGCTGTGAAGCCTGTGCAAATCTCAAAGCAACATTTCTTGTTGCGGTG GTTTTCCTGACACTTTGCTCACTTGTGACTCTTTATTTTGCGAAGGAGGTTCCCCTTAGTGTGAATCGTCCCCACCGTCTATCTGATACTCTGCCTTTGTTGGATGACATACAACAAAATGGTCTGGACATGTCAAAGTCAAAGTCTTCTCTGCCAATTGCTAACAATGGGAGAGATAACAACACTGCAGGTGATTATGAAAGGGATATAAACCTAACACAGTTAAACTCTAAAGTTGAGGATCATCACAATGAAAGCTTTAGTGATGGCCCTGGAGCTGTGTTTGTCAATCTGTTGACCAGTTTAAGGCATTTACCGCTTGCGATGCATTCAGTGCTTATTGTTATGGCTCTAACTTGG TGGTCCTGGttccccttctttctttttgataCTGATTGGATGGGGAGGGAAGTTTATCATGGAGATCCAAAAGGAGATCTTTCTGATGTACAGAGGTATAACCAAGGTGTAAGAGAAGGTGCATTCGGTTTGCTATTGAATTCA GTTGTTCTTGGCATCAGTTCTTTCCTTATTGAACCCATGTGTCAGTGGATGGGTGCAAGGCTGGTATGGGCGATGAGCAATTTTGTTGTATTTGCCTGCATGGCAGGCACAGCTATCATTAGTTTGGTATCCATCCGGGAATATCCTGAAGGGATTCAACATGTAATTGGTGGGAGTGCAGCAATCAGGATTGCTGCCTTGGTTTTATTTGCTCTTCTTGGCTTTCCTCTTGCT ATTACCTACAGTGTTCCATTTTCTGTCACAGCAGAGCTGACTGCTGATTCAGGTGGCGGCCAAG GGATGGCTATAGGAGTTCTGAATCTTGCAATAGTTGTTCCCCAG ATGATCGTATCACTTGGCGCGGGTCCATGGGATGCTTTATTTGGAGGAGGAAACATTCCTGCTTTTGTTTTGGCTTCCGTCTCTGGCTTTGCAGCTGGTGTTATTGCAATTCGCAGACTGCCAAATCTTTCCAGCAGCTCTTACAAGTCGTCCGGTTTCCATTTGGGATAA